DNA from Eucalyptus grandis isolate ANBG69807.140 chromosome 5, ASM1654582v1, whole genome shotgun sequence:
TCTTTGTCAAAATCATAGTTTTTACATAAGTGTTTCTCTAAGCATATAGAGAGGTAAACATGGCTCTCCTTCAGAGAATTCTAGTTGTTATAATTTGGTTTTCTTATGTTTGCATCACCGTGATAGGCGATTCTGATACGACGATCGTATACAGAATATGCAACGGGATTAAGTTCGGATTCGGAAGCACCTATGGAGGTCAAGTGGATAGCGTCCTTCAAGATTTGGTGTATAACACGGCAGATAATGGTTTTGACTATTACAGACAATCGACCGTCTCGGATCAAGGTTGCTATGGCCACTCGGCTTGCAATGGAGCTCTTTCCCATTACGACTGCTTCACATGCTTAATATCTGCAAGATACGATTTGAGAGATGGTTGTCCAGAAAACACCGGTGCTCAAGTGCAGCTTAAGGATTGTAGGATGAGGTACGAAAATTATCGTTTTAATGAATGAATGGGGGATTGATGACAGTATCAAGAGTGTCGTTAATTTGGATTAAGGATCATTTATCTATTGACTAATTTCGTTTGGTGCCCCATGTTCAGTCATGTGAAGATAAAAACCCTTTGATCAAAGGGTTCTTTAatgcattattattattattattattttatgacGTGCAATACTCGGATATTCGGATCAATCAATCTCTATACATGTATCTGTTAAATTTGGGATCTTCTATATCATAATGTTGTATTGcgtaaatttttattttgtttatggCTTTTTATACTTGACCATGAGAAAGTGCCATGATCCCATGTGAAAAATCGAAATTACAACAAAAAGGcatatgaagaaaaaatcatttttaaaaaaaagtttacagTGGTTTCTCCAAGTGCCACGGTAAAAAA
Protein-coding regions in this window:
- the LOC104445983 gene encoding antifungal protein ginkbilobin-like protein, with translation MALLQRILVVIIWFSYVCITVIGDSDTTIVYRICNGIKFGFGSTYGGQVDSVLQDLVYNTADNGFDYYRQSTVSDQGCYGHSACNGALSHYDCFTCLISARYDLRDGCPENTGAQVQLKDCRMSHVKIKTL